One genomic region from Spirulina subsalsa PCC 9445 encodes:
- a CDS encoding CHASE2 domain-containing protein, with amino-acid sequence MWHNLPQKLVKVLAPWRRVAIVTLSVTSGLLLFRYVGILQLLELWSYDQLLRLKPAEIQDNRVVIIGIEERDLQKLQRWPMSDEMLAKLVTLIREQKPRAIGLDLYRDLPVEPGHEKWVEVLQNTPELVVIRRVVGYHQGSSIAPPPSLKDVNRISSNDLPMDVDSKIRRAFLSVSDDQGQVVLGLGFLLAGKYLEAEEISPQMLDETTIGFGPARFSPFAQNDGGYVRAEDEGYQVFINYRGIQRSFNTVSLHDVLEGRIEPNLFEDRVVLIGSTARSLKDVFFTPYSSTFIETPEMMAGVEIHANIASMIISGVLEERPIIRPLPRGLEWGMLLIFSLVGTTWVCRWKSIENVEKLLIIPTFSNLTLASTGLVTSAYLLMILGIWLPFIPPLFGLYGATITHIIWTLIDNILISQKRLLDYAANLELKVEQRTLELKLKNEELEQTLQKLQTTQKQMIAQEKLAFLGSLTAGVAHEIRNPLNFVNNFSGTSLELAEELAEELEPQYEKIEEDSVENIQDILGLFKEGLQSISHHGQRIENIVKSMMMHAHDGKEKPEFVLFNELISDTLSLVQQGLSVKQNTVLIDFKTVYDPNIGEVQLIPKEISKAFLNIFSNACDTLRSRKLAEGEGFNPCLEVTTMNLGDRVQMTIRDNGEGIPPEIIDQIFNPFFTTKPTGEGTGLGLSLTYEAIAAIHQGDITVNSEVGVYTEFIVLLPKQGFNNPPLSEVIPDSLAVSS; translated from the coding sequence ATGTGGCATAATCTACCCCAAAAATTAGTCAAAGTCCTAGCCCCTTGGCGACGAGTTGCAATTGTTACCTTAAGTGTCACCAGTGGGTTACTTCTATTTCGTTATGTGGGTATTTTACAACTTCTAGAACTCTGGAGTTATGATCAACTTCTCCGGTTAAAACCTGCGGAAATTCAAGATAACCGAGTGGTCATTATTGGCATTGAAGAAAGGGATTTACAAAAACTTCAACGGTGGCCGATGTCTGATGAAATGCTGGCTAAATTAGTCACCCTTATCCGGGAACAAAAACCGAGGGCGATTGGTTTAGATCTCTATCGTGATCTTCCGGTAGAACCGGGTCATGAAAAATGGGTAGAAGTGTTACAAAATACCCCTGAATTAGTGGTGATTCGCCGCGTTGTGGGCTATCATCAAGGTTCATCTATTGCACCTCCTCCTAGCTTAAAAGATGTCAACCGCATTAGCTCTAATGATTTACCGATGGACGTAGATAGTAAAATTCGCCGTGCTTTTCTGTCCGTCAGTGATGATCAGGGTCAAGTTGTTTTAGGGTTAGGTTTTCTCTTAGCGGGGAAGTATTTAGAAGCGGAGGAAATTTCCCCGCAAATGTTAGATGAAACAACTATCGGCTTTGGTCCAGCGCGCTTTTCTCCTTTTGCTCAAAATGATGGGGGATATGTGCGCGCTGAAGATGAAGGATACCAAGTTTTCATTAATTATCGTGGCATTCAGAGATCATTTAATACTGTTTCGCTCCATGATGTTTTAGAAGGTCGTATAGAGCCTAATTTATTTGAGGATCGGGTGGTCTTAATTGGTTCAACGGCACGCAGTCTCAAAGATGTATTTTTTACGCCTTATAGTAGCACGTTTATTGAAACGCCAGAGATGATGGCCGGGGTGGAAATTCATGCCAATATTGCTAGCATGATTATCAGTGGTGTATTAGAAGAACGTCCTATTATTCGTCCCTTGCCTAGGGGGTTGGAGTGGGGGATGTTGTTAATATTTTCCCTTGTGGGTACAACTTGGGTTTGTCGTTGGAAGTCGATTGAAAATGTCGAAAAGTTATTAATTATTCCGACGTTCAGTAATTTAACTTTAGCCAGTACGGGCTTAGTGACATCTGCTTATTTGTTAATGATTCTAGGGATCTGGTTGCCTTTTATTCCGCCTTTGTTTGGTTTATATGGTGCGACTATTACTCATATTATCTGGACATTAATTGATAATATTTTAATTTCTCAGAAAAGATTGTTGGATTATGCGGCAAATTTGGAGTTGAAGGTTGAGCAAAGAACGTTAGAACTTAAGTTAAAGAATGAGGAGTTGGAGCAAACATTACAGAAGTTACAGACGACGCAAAAGCAAATGATTGCTCAGGAAAAATTAGCTTTTTTAGGGTCATTAACGGCGGGGGTGGCTCATGAAATTCGCAATCCTCTAAATTTTGTTAATAACTTTTCGGGAACATCTTTAGAGTTAGCGGAGGAGTTAGCGGAGGAGTTAGAGCCGCAGTATGAGAAAATAGAGGAGGATTCGGTTGAAAATATTCAGGATATTTTAGGGTTATTTAAGGAGGGGTTACAGTCCATTTCTCATCACGGACAACGGATTGAGAATATTGTTAAAAGTATGATGATGCACGCTCATGATGGCAAGGAAAAACCAGAGTTTGTGCTGTTTAATGAGTTAATTTCGGATACGTTAAGTTTAGTTCAGCAAGGTTTATCGGTTAAACAAAATACGGTATTGATTGATTTTAAAACGGTTTATGATCCGAATATTGGGGAGGTGCAACTGATTCCGAAAGAGATTTCTAAGGCGTTTTTGAATATTTTTAGTAATGCTTGCGATACGTTGAGGAGTAGGAAGTTGGCTGAGGGGGAGGGATTTAACCCTTGTTTGGAGGTGACGACGATGAATTTAGGCGATCGCGTGCAAATGACAATCCGCGATAATGGGGAAGGTATCCCCCCAGAGATTATCGACCAAATTTTTAACCCTTTCTTCACGACCAAACCGACGGGGGAAGGGACAGGATTGGGGTTATCCTTGACTTATGAGGCGATCGCAGCCATCCATCAAGGAGACATTACCGTTAACAGTGAAGTTGGAGTCTATACTGAGTTTATCGTCCTCTTACCGAAACAGGGTTTTAACAATCCTCCCCTCTCAGAAGTGATTCCTGATTCTCTTGCCGTTTCTTCGTGA
- a CDS encoding YbjN domain-containing protein: MLIQATEGILEKQGWQFSVLGDSVLRIDFNGESTTWVTLVKCIESYQQLLIYSICPNKVSVDRFEGVQEFLTRANFGLKFGNFEFDYRDGEVRFKTSVQFAGEVDPAAMIEECLSINVITFERYLGGLLQVMFTDISAEEAIAKIESEES; encoded by the coding sequence ATGCTTATACAGGCGACAGAAGGGATTCTGGAAAAACAAGGCTGGCAGTTTTCTGTTCTTGGGGATTCGGTCTTAAGAATTGATTTTAATGGCGAGTCTACAACGTGGGTTACATTGGTCAAGTGTATTGAGTCGTATCAACAGTTGCTGATTTATTCGATTTGTCCTAATAAGGTGTCTGTCGATAGGTTTGAGGGTGTTCAGGAGTTTTTGACTCGTGCTAATTTTGGGTTGAAGTTTGGAAATTTTGAGTTTGATTATCGGGATGGTGAGGTGCGATTTAAAACGAGTGTTCAGTTTGCGGGTGAGGTGGATCCTGCTGCGATGATTGAGGAGTGTTTGTCAATCAATGTCATAACGTTTGAGCGGTATTTAGGGGGACTTTTGCAGGTGATGTTTACGGATATAAGTGCGGAGGAGGCGATCGCAAAAATCGAATCGGAGGAGTCTTAG
- a CDS encoding ABC1 kinase family protein translates to MPQSTPYSSSTVLEQRLEPDEEFTRPEKIRTVLDTDTLSASEIGHYNPDLIIAYYRRHPLQVIGRLIAILLPLLSFCFKIWLDKTQGKVAKNQRKRAVKLREILTRLGPTYIKVGQALSTRPDLVPPLYLEELAYLQDQLPPFSNDIAYRFIEEELGDHPREIYAELSPNPVAAASLGQVYKGRLKTGEIVAVKVQRPDLIRRITLDVYIMRSLAAWAQKNIKRLRSDLIAITDEFAGRIFEEMDYAQEGRNAELFAELYGYIPEIYIPRIYWEYTGRRVLTMEWIEGTKLTNLEKVQAQGIDATYLVEVGVSCSLRQLLEHGFFHADPHPGNLLATPDGKLAYLDFGMMSQIKPYQRYGLIEAVVHLVNRDFDSLAQDYIKLEFLTPDTDLTPIIPALSNVFGNALGASVAELNFKSITDQMSEMMYEFPFRVPAYYALIIRSLVTLEGIAIGIDPEFKVLSKAYPYIAKRLLTDPSPELRASLRDLLFRDGNFRWNRLENLLRNARNSQDYDFDKVLNQALDFLFSPRGEFIRERLVDEIVKAIDVYGRRTLFNFSSAVRQQVGMKAETMPSDLAASSNSDSLQHLQNILQMLNETPGFDVMRLVPLIPELITKPETQVMGQKIASGLAQKMAARLIRNLLLEAEANNNKKQEGKQGNPFPFTPPRLPLPPQAAMR, encoded by the coding sequence ATGCCTCAATCTACACCTTACTCCTCCTCCACAGTTTTAGAACAACGGTTAGAACCCGATGAGGAGTTTACTCGACCGGAAAAAATTCGTACTGTCCTAGATACCGATACCCTTTCAGCCAGTGAAATAGGACACTATAATCCAGACCTAATTATTGCTTATTACCGACGGCATCCCCTACAAGTGATCGGTCGTCTCATCGCTATATTACTTCCCCTTCTCTCCTTTTGCTTCAAAATTTGGTTAGACAAAACTCAAGGCAAAGTCGCTAAAAATCAACGCAAACGGGCTGTTAAATTACGGGAAATTTTAACTCGTTTAGGCCCAACCTATATTAAAGTGGGACAAGCCCTCTCAACTCGTCCTGATTTAGTACCCCCTCTCTATTTAGAAGAATTAGCCTATTTACAAGACCAATTACCCCCCTTCTCTAATGATATTGCCTATCGTTTTATTGAAGAAGAATTAGGCGACCATCCCCGAGAAATTTATGCAGAATTAAGTCCTAATCCAGTGGCCGCCGCGTCCCTCGGGCAGGTGTATAAAGGAAGACTAAAAACCGGAGAAATTGTGGCCGTTAAAGTCCAACGCCCTGACCTCATTCGTCGCATTACTCTAGATGTTTATATTATGCGCAGTTTAGCGGCATGGGCGCAGAAAAATATTAAACGGCTACGCAGTGATTTAATTGCTATTACAGATGAATTTGCTGGGCGTATTTTTGAAGAAATGGATTATGCCCAAGAAGGACGCAATGCGGAGCTATTCGCCGAACTCTATGGTTATATTCCAGAAATTTATATCCCTCGTATTTATTGGGAATATACGGGTCGTCGTGTCTTAACAATGGAGTGGATTGAAGGCACAAAATTAACGAATTTAGAGAAAGTTCAAGCCCAAGGAATTGATGCGACCTATTTAGTGGAGGTGGGAGTTTCTTGTTCCTTACGTCAATTATTAGAACACGGGTTTTTCCACGCCGATCCTCATCCGGGGAATCTATTAGCTACTCCTGACGGGAAATTAGCTTACTTAGATTTTGGCATGATGAGCCAAATTAAGCCCTATCAACGCTATGGTTTAATTGAGGCCGTTGTGCATCTCGTCAATCGAGATTTTGACTCGTTAGCACAAGACTATATTAAGCTCGAATTTTTAACCCCAGATACGGATCTAACCCCAATTATTCCGGCTTTATCCAATGTGTTTGGCAATGCTTTAGGGGCGAGTGTAGCAGAGTTGAATTTTAAAAGCATTACCGACCAAATGTCGGAAATGATGTATGAGTTTCCTTTCCGGGTTCCTGCTTACTATGCCCTGATTATTCGCTCTTTGGTGACGCTAGAAGGGATTGCTATTGGCATTGACCCGGAGTTTAAGGTATTAAGTAAAGCTTACCCCTATATCGCCAAACGGTTACTAACGGATCCTTCCCCAGAATTGCGTGCCTCCTTACGGGATTTATTATTCCGAGATGGCAATTTTCGCTGGAATCGTTTAGAGAATTTGTTACGCAATGCCCGGAATTCCCAAGATTACGATTTTGATAAGGTGTTAAACCAGGCGTTGGATTTTCTGTTTTCACCTCGCGGGGAATTTATTCGGGAACGCTTGGTTGATGAAATTGTGAAAGCGATTGATGTTTATGGCCGACGGACGTTATTTAATTTCTCTTCGGCCGTGCGTCAACAGGTGGGGATGAAAGCGGAAACGATGCCCTCAGATTTGGCTGCAAGTTCTAATAGTGATAGCTTGCAACATTTGCAAAATATTTTACAAATGTTGAACGAAACACCGGGTTTTGATGTGATGCGTTTAGTGCCGTTAATTCCTGAATTGATTACAAAACCAGAAACCCAAGTCATGGGTCAAAAAATCGCCAGTGGTTTAGCGCAAAAAATGGCAGCGCGGTTAATTCGTAATTTGTTATTAGAAGCGGAGGCTAATAATAACAAGAAGCAGGAGGGAAAACAAGGGAATCCCTTTCCGTTTACTCCTCCCCGTCTCCCGCTTCCCCCTCAAGCGGCAATGCGGTAA
- a CDS encoding ATP-binding protein, producing MNSLIDLLHQLDQRLNVAMMAAEALFQADSRGDPYRGIQIGELEVKQLLTQVPSEPRFPSPDAEDARFVVSGTPDTSALAWLQEEFGLDEFDVGVLAIAIAPELDRRYERLYVYLQDDVRAKRPTVDLCLNLLCTSALEKMSQRVHFAPEAPLIHSGLLHLIPDPHQSFPSLLAHIIKLDPLVVRLLLGQEGLDERLSAFCQIITPKVCDEDLPLSPRIKKALPEFVKQSRLNKEPLMLYFSGGEEWLKDCMVQNIAQTLTISLWRANINKIPRSNIQEFSTVLRVLLQASQLQNTLLFLMNLDSIKNSDCQVFYQELLTQLSHYSSVVILSGVSAWDNAGIKIKGILTVDFPDLDFKQRHYFWQKNLQALKINLSPEDIISLSGRFQLNSQQIANAVTMADHYKKWQNLDDSEVLDTIQAHDLFRAARRISDHSLDELAKKVNPKYVWDDIILSTYQKGQLQEICNQIKFKNLVWETWGFKEKQSLGRGLNVMFSGPSGTGKTMAAEVIAQELQFDLYKIDLSQVVNKYIGETEKNLNKIFEAATHANVILLFDEADALFGKRSNVKDAHDRYANLEVSYLLQKMEEYEGLAILTTNLCNNMDEAFTRRLQFIIDFSLPNEKQRYEIWQKAFPAKTPCHGDLGFSFLAHNFELTGGNIRNIALKSAFLAASEGRQVERVHIIQGVRREYQKIGKILKKDIEDGYL from the coding sequence ATGAATTCGTTAATTGATTTGTTACACCAATTAGATCAGCGTCTTAATGTCGCTATGATGGCGGCGGAAGCTCTTTTTCAAGCGGATTCCCGGGGGGATCCCTATAGGGGGATTCAGATTGGGGAGTTGGAGGTGAAACAACTCTTAACGCAAGTGCCGAGTGAGCCACGCTTTCCCTCTCCTGATGCAGAGGATGCGCGTTTTGTGGTGAGTGGAACTCCGGATACGTCTGCTTTGGCTTGGTTGCAAGAGGAGTTTGGTTTAGATGAGTTTGATGTGGGTGTGTTGGCGATCGCGATCGCACCGGAACTGGATCGTCGTTATGAACGCCTTTATGTCTATCTACAGGATGATGTTAGAGCAAAACGTCCTACTGTGGATTTATGCCTCAATTTACTCTGTACTTCAGCGCTGGAAAAAATGAGTCAGCGCGTTCATTTTGCACCAGAAGCACCCTTGATTCACTCTGGATTACTTCACCTAATCCCCGATCCTCATCAATCTTTTCCTTCTTTACTGGCTCATATTATTAAACTAGATCCCCTCGTGGTTCGTTTGCTGCTTGGACAGGAAGGACTGGATGAACGCCTCAGTGCTTTTTGTCAAATTATAACGCCAAAAGTTTGTGATGAGGATTTACCCTTATCCCCTCGAATCAAAAAGGCTTTACCGGAATTTGTCAAACAAAGCAGGTTGAATAAAGAACCTTTAATGCTGTATTTCTCCGGAGGAGAAGAATGGCTAAAAGATTGTATGGTTCAAAATATAGCCCAGACTTTAACTATATCTTTATGGAGGGCAAACATCAATAAAATTCCCCGCTCAAATATCCAAGAATTTAGCACAGTGTTAAGAGTTTTGTTACAAGCTAGTCAGTTACAAAATACTCTTTTATTTTTGATGAATTTAGATAGCATAAAAAATTCAGATTGTCAAGTATTTTATCAAGAATTACTCACTCAATTATCTCATTATTCTAGCGTTGTGATTTTAAGTGGCGTTTCAGCTTGGGACAATGCAGGCATAAAAATAAAAGGTATTTTAACGGTTGATTTCCCTGATTTAGATTTTAAGCAACGTCATTATTTTTGGCAAAAAAATTTACAAGCTTTAAAGATTAACTTAAGCCCAGAGGATATCATCAGTTTAAGCGGTCGTTTTCAGCTTAATTCTCAGCAAATCGCCAACGCGGTTACTATGGCAGATCATTATAAAAAGTGGCAAAACTTAGATGATTCAGAGGTTTTAGACACTATACAAGCCCATGATCTTTTTCGTGCTGCGCGAAGAATATCAGATCATTCTTTAGATGAGCTTGCAAAAAAAGTTAATCCTAAGTATGTTTGGGACGATATTATTTTGTCAACTTACCAAAAAGGTCAACTGCAAGAAATTTGCAATCAAATCAAGTTTAAAAATTTAGTTTGGGAAACTTGGGGATTCAAGGAAAAACAATCCTTGGGAAGGGGGCTAAATGTTATGTTTTCTGGTCCATCTGGTACGGGGAAAACTATGGCGGCTGAAGTGATTGCCCAAGAGTTACAGTTTGATCTTTACAAGATTGATTTATCTCAGGTCGTTAATAAATATATTGGGGAGACGGAGAAAAATCTCAATAAAATTTTTGAGGCCGCAACTCACGCTAATGTTATTCTACTTTTTGATGAAGCGGATGCTTTATTTGGTAAGCGAAGTAATGTTAAAGATGCTCATGATCGTTATGCTAATTTGGAGGTGAGTTATCTACTTCAAAAAATGGAGGAGTATGAAGGGTTAGCCATTTTAACAACGAATCTTTGTAATAATATGGATGAAGCGTTTACTCGGCGACTTCAATTTATCATTGATTTCTCTTTACCGAATGAAAAACAACGATACGAAATTTGGCAAAAGGCGTTCCCTGCGAAAACTCCCTGTCATGGGGATTTAGGATTTAGTTTTCTAGCCCATAATTTTGAGCTAACGGGGGGGAATATTCGGAATATTGCTTTAAAATCGGCGTTTTTGGCAGCGAGTGAAGGCCGTCAAGTCGAAAGGGTTCATATTATCCAAGGGGTTCGCCGTGAGTATCAAAAAATTGGTAAAATTTTAAAAAAAGATATCGAGGACGGTTATCTATAG
- a CDS encoding gamma-glutamylcyclotransferase: MSDGVLVFICGSALRGQPDHGTIADTELVKVVSTQPRYRLHSVEDKHPGVYEVAQGGIAIVGELYKMTQAQYAHLLSNEPPHLYPGPILLEDGTEAIAMLYPREVIEERQYVDISHYGGWAAYKADQG; the protein is encoded by the coding sequence ATGAGTGATGGTGTCTTAGTGTTTATTTGTGGTTCTGCTTTACGCGGCCAGCCGGATCATGGCACGATTGCGGATACAGAGTTGGTGAAAGTTGTCTCGACTCAACCCCGTTATCGTCTGCACTCGGTAGAGGATAAACACCCCGGAGTGTATGAGGTGGCCCAGGGGGGGATTGCCATTGTGGGGGAGTTATATAAGATGACTCAAGCCCAATATGCCCATCTACTGAGTAATGAACCGCCCCATCTCTATCCGGGGCCAATATTGCTGGAAGATGGTACCGAGGCGATCGCGATGTTATATCCTCGGGAGGTGATTGAGGAACGCCAGTATGTGGATATTTCCCATTATGGGGGATGGGCGGCGTATAAGGCCGATCAGGGTTAA
- the dcm gene encoding DNA (cytosine-5-)-methyltransferase — protein sequence MVQTLRFIDLFAGLGGMRIGLENACKNLQITSHCVFTSEIKSSAVAVYRQYFPEQKIQGDIRDISSDDIPDFDILLAGFPCQPFSSAGTRQGFLDTRGTLFFEIQRIVQAKKPLGFLLENVEGLAKHDQGRTLKTILHCLQSLGYQVTWNVLNGKDFGVAQNRKRIYLAGLRQSVISWDFPPYPPKRLADILDRGQPLLENTFAQLLLSHYTLDELQGKAIKDKRGGEDNIHSWDLELKGSVSPEQKALLNLLLKQRRRKLWSEKKGIQWMDGIPLTEEEIHSFYPHSALSTLLEDLVEKGYLKYEHPKDIQSVVNSQGNVVKKRVYREDLAQGYNIVVGKLSFPITKILHPHDVTPTLVATDMQKLAVVDGEGLRYLTIREGLRLFGFPDDYKINLPPEKAYDLLGNTVVIPVIEAIVQKMLEMSL from the coding sequence ATGGTTCAAACCCTGAGATTCATTGACTTATTTGCAGGTTTGGGAGGAATGCGAATTGGGCTAGAAAATGCCTGTAAAAATCTACAAATCACCAGTCATTGTGTATTCACATCCGAAATAAAATCCTCTGCTGTAGCTGTTTATCGTCAATATTTCCCAGAACAAAAGATTCAGGGGGATATTCGGGACATTTCTAGTGATGACATTCCCGATTTTGATATTTTACTAGCCGGATTTCCTTGTCAACCCTTTAGTAGTGCGGGAACAAGGCAAGGTTTTTTAGACACACGAGGAACGCTTTTTTTTGAAATTCAACGAATTGTACAAGCAAAAAAACCGTTAGGCTTTCTCTTAGAAAATGTGGAAGGTTTAGCAAAGCATGATCAAGGCAGAACCTTAAAAACAATTTTACACTGTTTGCAATCCTTGGGTTATCAAGTGACATGGAACGTCCTCAACGGGAAAGATTTTGGCGTTGCCCAAAACCGCAAACGGATTTATCTAGCAGGACTTCGACAAAGCGTGATAAGTTGGGATTTCCCCCCCTATCCCCCTAAAAGACTTGCAGATATTTTAGACCGGGGACAACCGCTTTTAGAGAATACTTTCGCCCAGTTACTATTATCTCATTATACCCTAGACGAACTACAAGGAAAAGCGATTAAAGATAAACGAGGGGGAGAGGATAATATTCACAGTTGGGATCTTGAATTAAAGGGCAGTGTTTCACCGGAACAAAAAGCGTTATTAAATTTATTACTTAAACAAAGACGGAGAAAGCTATGGTCTGAGAAAAAGGGGATTCAATGGATGGACGGAATTCCTTTAACAGAAGAAGAAATTCACAGCTTTTATCCCCATTCTGCGTTATCGACTTTATTAGAGGATTTAGTCGAAAAAGGTTATCTTAAATATGAACACCCAAAAGATATTCAGTCTGTGGTTAATTCACAGGGAAATGTAGTCAAAAAGCGGGTCTATCGGGAAGATTTAGCCCAAGGTTATAATATTGTGGTGGGTAAGCTTAGTTTTCCCATTACGAAAATTCTCCATCCCCATGATGTGACTCCCACTTTAGTGGCTACTGATATGCAGAAATTAGCGGTAGTGGATGGGGAAGGGTTGAGATATTTAACTATTCGGGAGGGATTAAGGCTTTTTGGGTTTCCTGACGATTATAAGATTAATTTACCGCCAGAAAAGGCTTATGATTTACTGGGAAATACTGTTGTCATTCCGGTGATAGAAGCTATTGTGCAGAAGATGCTGGAGATGTCACTGTAA
- the nth gene encoding endonuclease III → MSITRKWAKQQQRALEVLVRLKRLYPDATCSLTYETPVQLLVATILSAQCTDERVNQVTPTLFAQFPDAVALASCDREVLENLIRSTGFYRNKAKNIQGACQKIMTDFGGEVPQQMELLLTLPGVARKTANVVLAHGFGKIQGVTVDTHVKRLSQRLGLTEQNDPVKIEQDLMRLLPHPDWENWSIRLIYHGRAICKARKPDCGACDLADLCPTVEQPPRVSDALKARLGRE, encoded by the coding sequence ATGAGTATTACGCGGAAGTGGGCGAAACAGCAACAGCGCGCTTTAGAGGTGTTAGTCCGTCTAAAACGACTTTATCCTGATGCGACTTGTAGTTTAACCTATGAGACTCCGGTGCAGTTGTTGGTGGCTACGATTTTGTCAGCACAATGTACGGATGAACGGGTTAATCAAGTGACTCCGACGTTGTTTGCACAGTTTCCGGATGCGGTCGCTTTAGCGAGTTGCGATCGCGAAGTCCTAGAAAACCTCATCCGATCTACTGGTTTTTATCGCAACAAAGCCAAAAATATTCAAGGCGCTTGTCAGAAAATTATGACCGATTTCGGGGGAGAAGTCCCCCAACAGATGGAATTATTACTCACCTTACCCGGAGTGGCACGGAAAACCGCTAATGTCGTCCTAGCTCATGGTTTTGGTAAAATTCAAGGCGTTACCGTCGATACCCATGTTAAGCGCCTGAGTCAGCGTTTAGGGTTAACGGAACAAAATGATCCCGTGAAAATTGAACAGGATTTAATGCGTTTATTACCCCATCCTGATTGGGAAAACTGGTCGATTCGTTTAATCTATCATGGTCGCGCTATTTGTAAGGCCAGAAAGCCCGATTGTGGGGCCTGTGACCTTGCGGATCTCTGTCCTACGGTTGAACAGCCTCCTAGGGTTTCCGATGCCTTAAAAGCCCGTTTAGGTCGTGAATAG
- a CDS encoding DUF29 domain-containing protein, protein MSTELKVSQADLYNTDFVRWIETTVEQLRQQNYAHVDWENLLEELEDMAKRERKSLKSNLIIVFLHLLKWQYQPLGRTGSWRGSLREHRRQIKEDLKDSPSLVPYLEKVWKDCYENARAQAADETGLPLKTFPVRCSYSVEQVLSSDYLPD, encoded by the coding sequence ATGTCAACTGAACTTAAAGTTAGCCAAGCTGACCTTTATAATACTGACTTTGTGCGCTGGATAGAAACCACAGTCGAACAACTACGTCAGCAAAATTATGCTCATGTGGACTGGGAAAATTTGCTGGAAGAATTGGAAGATATGGCAAAACGAGAGCGAAAAAGTCTTAAAAGTAACCTGATTATTGTTTTCCTTCATCTGCTAAAATGGCAATATCAACCCCTAGGGAGAACTGGAAGTTGGCGCGGCAGTTTGCGAGAGCATCGTAGACAAATTAAAGAGGATTTAAAAGACTCACCCAGTTTAGTTCCCTACCTTGAGAAAGTATGGAAAGACTGTTATGAAAACGCCCGCGCACAGGCCGCAGATGAAACTGGATTACCCCTCAAAACGTTTCCAGTCCGTTGTTCTTATTCTGTCGAACAAGTCTTAAGTTCAGACTATTTACCGGACTAA